The following are encoded together in the Montipora foliosa isolate CH-2021 chromosome 12, ASM3666993v2, whole genome shotgun sequence genome:
- the LOC137980627 gene encoding polycystin-1-like protein 3 — protein MVPSIYVPYGQDPAVHRYEISVATGMWFGSGTTANVGLVIYGEDFYSEPIIFDDTKVNKTFFARGSVNTFTVSLPRCLGPLYKIRVWHDNSGNSPAWFLLNVVITELKSKQKWYFIANRWIAVEKETGDLDIDINASTDHEASKFKNVFYLRVSRRLGDEHLWISVFTRPPQSLFTRTQRLSCCLSLLFSTLITNAMFYNLAYDARDTFQFGPLTMSWTQVKIGIQSALIALPVNVIITNIFRNLSPKKTQPKDSTCSESIGFKLFLHRSAWNGDRNFPGNGLLPSSFHFCKTSLYHNLFKLF, from the exons atGGTACCAAGTATATATGTGCCATATGGCCAAGATCCCGCGGTTCACCGGTATGAAATTTCTGTCGCAACAGGAATGTGGTTTGGCAGTGGAACAACTGCAAACGTTGGGCTTGTAATATACGGCGAGGATTTCTACAGTGAGCCAATCATCTTCGATGACACAAAAGTTAATAAAACGTTTTTTGCAAGAGGCAGTGTCAACACGTTCACAGTTTCGTTGCCAAGATGCCTGGGGCCATTGTACAAGATTCGGGTATGGCACGACAATAGTGGAAATAGTCCAGCTTGGTTTCTATTGAATGTTGTTATCACAGAACTgaagtcaaaacaaaaatggtattTTATTGCAAACAGATGGATTGCGGTGGAAAAGGAGACAGGAGATTTGGATATCGACATAAATGCCTCAACCGATCACGAGGCATCGAAGTTTAAAAATGTATTCTATTTAAGAGTTTCAAGGCGTTTAGGTGATGAGCACTTGTGGATTTCGGTCTTTACGAGACCACCCCAAAGCTTGTTCACAAGAACGCAACGACTCTCCTGTTGTTTGTCGTTGCTCTTTTCCACTTTGATTACAAATGCAATGTTTTATAACTTAGCCTATGACGCTAGAGACACTTTTCAATTTGGTCCATTAACCATGAGCTGGACACAAGTCAAAATTGGAATCCAAAGCGCGTTGATAGCACTACCTGTTAACGTAATCATCacgaatatttttcgcaacttGAGTCCAAAGAAAACCCAACCGAAAGACAGCACTTGCAGTGAATCCATTGGCTTTAAGTTGTTTCTTCATCGTAGTG CATGGAATGGGGACCGAAACTTTCCAGGAAATGGCTTACTTCCATCCTCATTTCATTTCTGCAAGACTTCATTGTATCACAACCTGTTCAAGTTGTTTTAA